Proteins encoded by one window of Halobacteriovorax sp. GB3:
- a CDS encoding tRNA (adenine(22)-N(1))-methyltransferase TrmK — protein sequence MKIKLDKRLLDIFNLVEKQYSAIWDTCCDHGKLGLAFLESNKAHTVHFVDQVPSIIAKLKRKAEMIPALDQSRATFQAKRAQDIELKEKGELICICGVGGDVGIQIIKEIIDKNTLPCDFLICAQYHIFDLRAFLIENKFFSVREAFTFEGKWNYEVLLVSRTNGNAIDPVGKNLFSVLDNKKRTYLDSLVKHYGNKSMSDPTMKSIQKKYLELLK from the coding sequence ATGAAAATTAAACTAGATAAGAGGCTACTTGATATCTTCAATCTTGTTGAGAAGCAATATAGTGCCATTTGGGACACTTGTTGTGATCATGGAAAATTGGGGCTCGCATTTTTAGAATCTAACAAGGCACATACTGTTCATTTCGTTGATCAGGTTCCATCGATTATCGCTAAACTTAAAAGGAAGGCCGAAATGATACCGGCCCTCGATCAAAGTAGAGCAACCTTTCAGGCCAAAAGAGCACAAGATATTGAACTTAAAGAGAAAGGGGAGCTCATATGTATATGTGGTGTTGGTGGTGATGTCGGGATTCAGATTATAAAAGAGATCATTGACAAAAATACCCTTCCTTGTGACTTTTTAATCTGCGCTCAATATCACATCTTTGATTTAAGAGCATTTCTGATTGAGAATAAATTCTTTTCAGTAAGAGAGGCATTTACCTTTGAAGGAAAGTGGAATTATGAAGTTCTTTTAGTTTCAAGAACAAATGGAAATGCCATCGATCCAGTTGGAAAAAATCTCTTTTCTGTCCTTGATAATAAGAAGCGCACTTATCTTGATTCTCTAGTTAAGCACTATGGCAATAAATCTATGAGTGATCCGACGATGAAATCTATTCAAAAGAAGTATTTAGAACTTTTAAAATAA
- a CDS encoding GNAT family N-acetyltransferase, producing the protein MNKQETIRLTDLNESFIEDYLLLVNDPVVASTTEPGSTPRVFSKAEILTWLCSLKDKENRKDFAIVKETTGEFVGEVVLNQIKSGMGNIRIAILPIFFDLGFGSTALRLAIDYAFLKLNLEKITLGVYEINPRALKVYKRLGFVEVGKEVDEGLVEIMMELNKQNW; encoded by the coding sequence ATGAATAAACAAGAAACAATACGATTAACAGATTTAAATGAATCTTTTATTGAAGATTACTTATTACTAGTGAATGATCCTGTCGTTGCTTCGACTACTGAGCCAGGATCAACACCAAGAGTGTTTTCAAAAGCTGAAATTTTAACTTGGCTTTGTTCATTAAAAGACAAAGAAAATAGAAAAGACTTTGCCATTGTAAAAGAGACCACAGGTGAATTTGTTGGCGAAGTTGTTTTAAATCAAATTAAAAGTGGAATGGGCAATATTAGAATTGCTATTTTGCCGATATTTTTTGACTTAGGTTTCGGCTCTACTGCTCTTCGTCTTGCAATTGACTATGCTTTTTTAAAACTTAACTTAGAGAAGATCACCTTGGGTGTTTATGAAATTAATCCTCGAGCTTTAAAAGTCTATAAAAGACTAGGCTTCGTAGAAGTTGGAAAAGAAGTTGATGAGGGCCTTGTTGAAATCATGATGGAACTCAATAAGCAGAATTGGTAA
- a CDS encoding substrate-binding periplasmic protein, producing the protein MSSFNHKGNGASLNLIIFFVTFLGLSFSSVAKTYHFVGSSFPLILEENKKGQFHGFGADIAYQVAKKLGVDIKISLYPAKRAMQMMRNGDADVIIGPYKSLERSEFLDYSSFSFYKDPVSFYALKKSKLKWNGKVKSIEHLRIGAIRGWSLGDRFDSKKDNLNINYVGTISQLFTMLELKRVDLVIAHPRAVSRFYEASEVQEKYKKLLPPLIENAGYFGFSKKRDLKEFQKNFEKEYQRLNNSGVFEKQINAIQFVDGLGL; encoded by the coding sequence ATGAGTTCGTTTAATCATAAAGGAAATGGGGCGTCATTGAATCTCATTATTTTCTTCGTTACATTCTTGGGGCTTAGTTTTTCTAGTGTGGCAAAAACCTATCATTTTGTCGGCTCTAGCTTTCCCTTGATTCTTGAAGAAAATAAGAAAGGTCAATTTCATGGGTTTGGCGCTGATATTGCTTATCAAGTAGCAAAGAAGCTTGGAGTTGATATCAAAATCTCTCTCTATCCGGCCAAAAGGGCCATGCAAATGATGAGAAATGGTGATGCTGATGTCATTATTGGCCCGTATAAGTCTCTTGAGCGTTCTGAGTTCTTAGATTATTCAAGCTTTTCTTTCTATAAAGATCCCGTTTCGTTTTATGCATTGAAGAAGTCAAAGTTAAAATGGAATGGAAAAGTTAAATCAATTGAACACCTTAGAATTGGTGCCATTAGAGGTTGGAGCCTTGGCGATCGATTTGATTCTAAAAAAGATAATTTAAATATTAACTACGTCGGAACAATCTCACAGCTCTTTACCATGTTAGAACTTAAAAGAGTCGATCTTGTCATAGCACACCCACGCGCCGTATCCAGATTCTATGAAGCCAGCGAAGTGCAAGAAAAGTATAAAAAACTTTTGCCACCACTCATAGAAAATGCAGGTTACTTTGGCTTTTCTAAAAAGAGAGATCTTAAAGAATTTCAAAAAAACTTTGAAAAAGAGTATCAAAGACTCAATAATTCAGGTGTTTTTGAAAAGCAAATCAATGCTATTCAATTTGTTGATGGTTTAGGTCTATAA
- a CDS encoding TetR/AcrR family transcriptional regulator has translation MDTKEIIIKSALGILSEEGAKALTTSRLVEVSGISKGGIYHHFHGIEDIYFEILRHITDELTNGFSELEFKSVEHLHRVLIDFLFDDFEEQKKLYSAVLFYYGHIVSDEKYEVLLKEWSNQSIANWIEIYRTKFNLKISKKRLEQASRLIDMHICGLVMHSLLVDDFTIYRSSTRIFFDMIHKEFFSNDS, from the coding sequence ATGGATACAAAAGAAATCATCATTAAATCAGCTCTTGGGATTTTGTCCGAAGAGGGGGCCAAGGCACTAACAACCTCACGACTTGTCGAAGTTTCAGGAATCTCAAAAGGTGGAATCTATCACCATTTTCATGGAATAGAAGATATTTATTTCGAAATTTTAAGACATATTACTGACGAGTTGACGAATGGATTTAGTGAGCTTGAATTTAAAAGTGTCGAACACTTACACCGAGTTCTAATCGATTTTCTTTTTGATGATTTTGAAGAGCAAAAGAAGCTCTATAGTGCCGTTCTTTTTTACTATGGCCATATTGTATCTGATGAAAAATACGAAGTCCTTCTTAAAGAATGGTCAAATCAATCGATTGCTAATTGGATAGAGATCTATCGTACTAAGTTTAATCTTAAAATATCTAAAAAGAGACTTGAGCAGGCGAGTCGTCTCATTGATATGCACATTTGTGGTCTGGTTATGCATAGTCTTCTCGTTGATGACTTCACGATTTATCGCAGTTCAACGAGAATTTTCTTTGATATGATTCATAAAGAGTTTTTTTCTAATGATTCTTGA